The following coding sequences lie in one Oncorhynchus nerka isolate Pitt River linkage group LG14, Oner_Uvic_2.0, whole genome shotgun sequence genomic window:
- the LOC115141919 gene encoding beta-galactosidase-1-like protein 2 isoform X1: MDRSLDQHPEVERMSQKEGLRANSFQFTLEGEPFHILGGSIHYFRVPRAYWEDRLLKMRACGVNTLTTYVPWNLHEQKRVVLKAYISIAAELGLWFILRAGPYICAEWDLGGMPSWLLCDPDMKLRTTYPDFTEAVDCFDQLIPRVAPYQFSKGGPIIAVQVENEYGSYAKDVEYMPYIKEPQKFKMVMEYWSGWFDLWGDLHHVFAAEDMVAIVTEILKQDASINLYMFHRGTHFGFMNGAFAIATPMPKPMVTSYDYDAPLSEAGDYTTKYTLLRNVLSRYHTLEVRNQSTWRTPMTTLYMRPPSAVETF; encoded by the exons ATGGACAGGTCTCTAGA CCAACACCCAGAGGTGGAGAGAATGAGCCAGAAAGAGGGTCTGAGGGCCAACTCCTTTCAGTTCACTCTGGAGGGAGAGCCCTTTCACATCCTGGGGGGCTCTATCCACTACTTTCGCGTCCCCAGAGCCTACTGGGAGGACCGGCTGCTGAAGATGAGGGCCTGTGGGGTCAACACTCTCACCAC ATATGTGCCATGGAACCTTCATGAGCAAAAGAGAGTGGTTTTAAA ggCGTACATCAGCATAGCAGCAGAGTTGGGGCTCTGGTTTATTCTGCGGGCAGGACCCTACATCTGTGCTGAGTGGGACTTAGGAGGGATGCCCAG TTGGTTGCTGTGTGATCCAGACATGAAGTTGAGAACAACCTACCCAGATTTCACAGAAGCAGTTGACTGCTTTGATCAACTCATTCCAAGAGTTGCACCATATCAG TTCTCCAAGGGGGGCCCAATTATAGCAGTTCAAGTGGAGAACGAGTATGGCTCTTATGCAAAAGATGTTGAATACATGCCATACATAAAAGAG CCCCAGAAGTTCAAGATGGTGATGGAGTATTGGTCTGGGTGGTTTGACCTCTGGGGTGACCTTCACCATGTTTTTGCTGCTGAGG ACATGGTTGCTATTGTGACGGAAATCCTGAAACAGGATGCATCAATCAATCTCTACATGTTCCACAGAGGAACACATTTTGGCTTCATGAATGGGGCCTTTGCAATTGCCACACCCATGCCTAAGCCAATGGTAACAAGCTATG ATTACGATGCTCCATTATCTGAGGCAGGGGATTACACCACCAAGTACACTCTTCTGAGGAATGTATTGAGCCGCTACCACA